TATAAAACCATATGTATATTTTCATATGGTTTTTTATTTTGTTTATAATATATTAATTCTATATAAATGCATAAAATTTTTTAAGTAAATTTTTTTGACTAAAAATTTATATATTGTAAACACTATAATTAATAAAATGTTGTTTAGGAGAGTGAAGTGTATGGCACTAAATGAAAAAAAATTAAGAAAAGATTTTGATAAGTTATCTCCTAAAGTAGAGCCTAAACCACAAATTTTTAAACATTGTGTAAGTGCTTTTATAGTAGGAGGTCTTATATGCGATGTGGGACAGTTTTTTAACAATTTTTTTTTAAGAATGGGAATTCCAAAAGATGAAGTAGGAACCTATGTATCTATAGTAATGATATTTATAGGTGCTTTCTTAACAGGTATAGGAGTATATGATAAAATAGCTAAATTTGCTGGAGCAGGAACTGTAGTACCTATAACTGGATTTTCAAATTCTATTGTATCTCCGGCTATGGAATTCAAAAAGGAAGGGTATATATTTGGTGTAGGAGCTAAAATGTTTGTTATAGCTGGACCAGTTTTAGTATATGGTATAAGCTCTTCAGTTGTAGTAGGGATAATATATTTCATAATGAGTAAACTTTAATTGAGAATTGGAGGAGTTTACATTGAATAAAAGAATTGGTATGCAAACTTTAAAACTATATAGTAAACCTAAAATAATAGGAACTACTAGTATAGTTGGACCTAAGGAGGGTGAAGGCCCTTTAAAGGATTATTTTGATATAATATTAAAAGATGATTTGTTTAATCAAGAAACCTTTGAAAAAGCAGAAAGTGCAATAATGTCTACTGCTATTTCTGATGTTATTAAGAAATGTAATTTAAAGGATACAGATATAGATATACTATGTGCTGGAGACTTGTTGAATCAAACTATATCTTCAAGTTTTGCAGCAAGAGATCTAGATATATCTTTTATAGGATTATATGGAGCTTGTTCTACTATGACAGAATCATTGAGTGTAGCATCAATGTTAATTGATGGAGGATTCGCCAATTATGCTGTAGCAGCTACTTCTTCACATTTTTCCGCAGCAGAAAGACAGTTTAGATTTCCATTAGAATATGGAGCACAAAGATCACCCACTTCACAGTGGACAGTTACTGGATCAGGAGCAATGGTTTTAGGAAAGGAAGGAAATTATCCTCATATAAGCTATGTTACCATAGGTAAGGTTAAAGATTATGGAATTACAAATGCAGATAATATGGGAGCATCGATGGTACCAGCAGCAGTATCTACTATATATCAGCATTTTAAAGATACAGGAAGAACTCCGCAAGATTATGATATTATTGCAACAGGTGATTTAGGCAAGGTTGGTAGGGAGTTAACAGAAAAACTTTTATTAAAACATGGATACAATATTAAAGATGTGTATGTAGATTGTGGAGAAATAATATTTGATAATGAAAAGCAAGATACTGAGGCTGGCGGAAGTGGTTGTGGATGTTCTGCAGTAGTGGGATGTGGATACATATATAAAAATATATTAAGTGGGAAATTTAATAGAGCTTTATTGATTTCTACAGGTGCATTAATGAGTACTACATCATCACAACAAGGTGAGAGCATACCTGGAATTGCACATGCAGTTGCAATAGAAAGATAAAAGGAGGGAGTTTTATGGAGTATTTAAACGCTTTTATAGTAGGTGGAATAATTTGTGTTATAGCTCAAATATTAATGGATACTACACAACTAACTCCGGCACGAATTTTGGTAAGCTTTGTTACATTAGGGGTTATATTAGGAGCTTTAAATATATATAGTTATGTTATAGATATAGGAGGAGCTGGAGCAACAATACCATTGCCAGGTTTCGGATATACCTTAGCTAAAGCTACCATAAAGGAAGTCAAAACCAATGGATTAATTGGTGCTTTTACAGGTGGAATAAAAGGTGGAGCAGGAGGGATAACTGCAGCTATTGTGTTTGGATATATAATGTCTTTAATATTTAATCCTAAAACAAAAGAATAAAAACTCCTTTTATGGAGTTTTTATTCTTTTTATTGTTTATTTGGTTTATTTTTGTCTTCTTCATTTTGATTTTGATTATCTTCAGGTGGTTTAGGAACATTGTTATTATCATTATTAATAGTATTATTATTGTTATTATTTGAGTTAGGTTTATTTTGTGAAGGAACTTTGTCTTTATCCTCATCTTTATCTTTAATCTTATCTTTAGTGTTAGAATTGTTTTTCTGTTCATTAGAAGGTAGACCTACACCGTCGTCTATAGAATAAGGTGTAATCCATTGCTGATCTAAAAGTTCTACACCAGGAGAATAATCTCTTCTTAAGAAAACCCTAGATTCTACAAGGAATGAAGGGGTAAATTTACTTGCTAATTTACCAGTTAATTTATTTATTTGAACTTCTACATGTATATCATCATATTCTGTTGGAATAGTTCCATTTATAAAAAATTCATTATATACGGTACTTCCTCGAGGATCCCTATAAGAGAGTTGTGTTGGAAGTTTTCCGGAAATACTATCTACATTAGCAGTTACAACGCTAGATGGTTTTTGAACTTGTTTATAAGGAAGATTAACATGGAATTCTTTCATAATATCTCCCCAAAGTTTAGCAGCAGAACTACTATATACTCCATTCACTGTAGAAGAATTATCGTTACCTATCCAAACTGCCCCAGAATAATAAGGTGTTAAACCACAGAACCATAGATTCTTCATATCACTAGATGTACCAGTTTTACCTCTAACCTCCATATTGCCAAAATTAGCTTGAGATCCAGTACCACCTTCACTTACAGGACCTTGTAACATATCATAGGTTATAAATGCAGCTTCCTGTGAGATAGCTTTTCTTGCATTGGTTTTAGGTTCTAAAACAATTTTACCTGTTCTATCTACTACTTTTGTATATAATTTTGCTTCTGTATAGACTCCATTATTACCAAATACACCATAAGCTTGAGCCATTATTAAAGGATTAGTTCCCTTATGTAATTCTCCTAAAGATAGGGCAGCCATACTAGTTCTATCATGTTGATCTATAGGAATTCCAAATTTTTCAGCATATTGTACACTGGTATTTAGACCTATTTTATCCACAAGTTTTACAGCTACTACGTTTATAGAGCGTTTTAAAGCTTCTCTTACATTTACATAACCAGAATAAGTATTAGTACTATTTCTAGGATTATATGGTTCTCCAGAACTATATTTACGTCCTATACTAACTGGAATTGGAGAATCTTCAAACCCAGTGGCTGCGGTAGCTTTTTTACTATCTATAGCAGCACTATATACTGTAAGAGGTTTAATACTGGAACCTGCAGCTCTTAAATAGTTAGAAGAAGCAGCTCTATTATAGGATCTAGCAGGTTGGTTACCTCTTCCTCCAACTATAGTCTTTACTTGGCCATTATGATAATCCATTATTACAGCAGAAGCTTGAGGATACAGTACACCGTTATTTTCATAAGAATTTAAATAATAGGCATTATTTATTGTATTCTGAGTTTTATTCTGTAAATTTTTATTCATAGTAGTATATATTTTTAAACCACCATTTACTAGAAGATTATGAATTTGTTTATCATCATATTTATACTGAGTTTTTAAATCTTTTTTTACTTGCTCAATGGCAGGGATAGAAAACCACTCATAAGCCAATTTGTTGTTAGGAGCAGTTGGTTTAGCAAAAGCAAGTTTTTTACTATCTAAATCTTTTAAAGCTTTATTATAATCATTTTCGGTAATATAACCATTGTCTAACATTTTAAATAAAACAGTTTTTGTTCTATTTAAATAAATAGAAGGGTTTTTCTTAGAGGCAGATGAATATGGGTAGTAAACTGATGGACTTTGAGGTACTCCCGCAATAAAAGCACATTCTATTAAAGATAAATCTTTTACACTTTTATTAAAATACTGTTTTGATGCTGCCTCTACCCCTAAAGCATTTCCGCCTAAAAATATACTATTCATATAAGCACCTAGAATTTGGTCCTTAGATATCTCTTTTTCTAATTGTATAGCTAAGTATATTTCCTGAACTTTTCTTTTAATAGAAATTTCAGATGATAAAACCGTATTCTTTATTAATTGTTGAGTTAAAGTAGAAGCCCCTTGGAGTTTAGAACTTCTTTTTATTTTATTAGCTACATTAAGCAATGTAGCACCGGTGATTCTTTTTATGTCTATTCCATGATGTTTATAAAATCTTTCATCTTCTATACTTACAAATGCATTCTTCAAATTTTGAGGTACATCTTTATAATCAACTACAATTCTTTGGTCGTTAGTTATAACTTTATCCATATATTGATCTTTATCATCATAAAGTATAGAGGGCTCATCAAAAGTGAGAACTTGCTGCACGTTTAGTGGAGGTGCTGTTTTTATCATAGCAATAACAATTCCACCAAAAGCTACTCCAGCTATTAAGAAAATACTTAAAAAGACATTAAGTATTATTTTAAAGACGCTAGATTTCCGCTTTTTTTTCTTTTTTCCCATTATATTTGTCCTCCTTAGTTAGGGTAAAATAAACATTATTTTTAATATTATAACACATATTGAATTACTTATGAATAAATAGAAAAAATCATAATTATTATTTAAGAATGAATAAATTATTACTATGGAAAGTAAAAATATAATATATAAGAAATAGGGAGGATAGGATTATAAAAAATAAAAAGATTAGAATTATGGTAATATTAATATTTTTTATTTTATTTTTGAATGTATTTTTATATACCTTCGATAGAGTAATTACCCCTAGTATGTTGGATATAGCAGAATCACAAATTAGAGCAAAAATTACAGACGTGATAAATAAAGCTATAATAAATGAATATACTAAAAATTTTCATTATGATGATATAATAAATATAGAAAAAGATGTTAATGGAGATATAACTTTACTAAAAGCAGATACTTTAAAGATGAACAAAATTGCTTGTGATGTTTCTTTAGAATCACAAAGCGAACTAAAAAAATTAGAACATATGGGGATAAGCTTTCCTATGGGATATGTATTTAAAAATAATTTGCTTGCTTACTATGGACCTAATGTAAAAGTAAAAATAAGACATGTAGGATATATAGAAACTAAATATTTTTCAAATTTTAATAGTGCAGGAATAAATCAAACAAGGCATACTATATCCGTTCAGGTAAAAAGTAAAGTTAGAATTATTTTACCTTTAAAAACTAAAGAGATAGAAGTAAGAAACCAAGTCCCAATTTGTGAAACTATTATAGTAGGTAATACACCAAATACTGCTATTGATATGAAACTAGAAGATGCAGGTTTTAAATTAAATAGTAAAAATTAATGAAAATAGAAAAAATAGATTTAATTTTAACGCCGTAAATATAATAAATACCGTCATAAGACGATTCATTTGGCTAAGTAGTTCTAAATTTGGCTCCATTAAAAATTTGCTACCCGGTAGAGGTGACGTCCTGTCTTCACTACCGGCTCCTCACGTCCTGTGAGGAATTACGCACATTTTTAATTACGCCAAATTAAGAACTACTAAAGCTCATTCATATTCTTATTACATGTATTTATTATATTTACTCTGTTAAAATTAAATCTATTTTTTATTTGGGCTTTTAAAAAATTTTGTGTAAACTGAATAAAACACACTCTACCTTGGAGTAATTTGGATAAGATATATTACAAATTTTTATTTTGATATAATCTAGTTTATTTTTCTTCCCAATTAAAAACGTAGGGAATATTTCTATAATAATCTCCATAATTTAAGCCGTATCCAACTACAAAAACGTCTGGAATTGTAAAACATGAATAATCTGGTGTTAAATCTACTTTTCTTCTTTCAGGTTTATCAAGAAGAACACAGGATTTTACAGAGTTAGCACCAAGGGCTTTTATATGATTTATAACAAATTCCATAGTTATTCCTGTGTCAACGATATCATCCACAATAATGACATCATAACCTTTGATATCATCAGGGACATCATTTACTATTTTAACTTTTCCAGAGGATTGCTCTTCATGACCATAACTAGAGGTAGTCATAAATCCTATTTTTGTAGGTATATCTATTTCTCTTACTAGATCTGCAGTAAATATAAAACTGCCTCTTAGAAGAGATAGTATGTATAAATCTTTATCTTTATAATCTTTTGAAATTTCTTTCCCAATTTTTGAAATTTTGTCTGCTATTTCTTCTTTGCCAATTAAGATATTTATATTTTTTCCTTCCATGATAACCCTCCAATGCATACATGATTATGTATATTTACAACAATGGTTTTATAGTATAAAATTATATGAAAGTTGTCAAGGTATAAGGTAAAGCCTAATAAATTTTTTTATTAGAATTTATATAGAAAGGTAGATATTAAATGATATATGGTAATATTGATGGAATAAGAAAAACTGTTTTAGAAGAATTGGAAGAAATATATGAAACAAAAATAGAAAAAAATGATATTGCTAATGAAGAATTAATAGATATATTATGTAAATTAACAGAGCAGTTAAATAGGGAAATAAGTGTAGGAATATCTAGGAAGGGAAATGTAGTAGCGGTATCAGTAGGAGATAGTACAACTGTAGAAATGCCGGAGATAGAAATTAAATCAAATAAGCTTTCTGGCATAAGAATTATTCATACTCATCCAAATGGTAATCCTAAACTTTCTTCAGTAGACTTATCTGCATTATTAAAATTGAAATTGGATTGTATGATAGCCATAGGAGTAGAAAGTGAAAGAGCAACAGGATTTGGTGTGGCCTTTTGCACTATGTATAATAGTAAGCTAAGTATAGAAGAAAAGTATTTTAAAGATATAAATAGTTTATTAGATTTTAATTTTTTAAATGAGATAAACTATATAGAACAAAATTTTAAAAATGAAGAATTAGAAGATGATGAGGAAGAAAAAGTTATACTTGTTAGTATTGATGATGAAGAAAGTATAGATGAATTAGAAGAATTAGCTAAAGCATGTAATTTAAAAGTTGTGGAAAAAGTGTTGCAAAATAAAAGTAAAATTGATTCAGCTTATTATATAGGAACAGGTAAGGTAGGAGAAATATCTTTAATAAGGCAGGCTTTAAATGCAGATGTAGTAATATTTGATGATGAACTTTCAGCTTCTCAAATAAGAAATTTAGAAGAATCTATAGGAACTAAAGTAATAGATAGAAATACATTAATATTAGATATATTTGCGAGAAGAGCAAAAAGTAAAGAAAGTAAAATACAGGTAGAGCTTGCACAATTAAAATATAGATTGCCAAGATTGACAGGATTAGGATTGGTTTTATCAAGAACAGGTGGAGGTATAGGTACAAGAGGACCAGGTGAAAAAAAGTTAGAAACAGATAAGAGACATATAAAAGAAAGAATTTATGATTTAAAAAAGGAATTATATAAAATAAAAAAAGTTAGAGAAACTCAAAGAAGTAAACGAAATGATATACCTAAGGTTTCTTTAGTAGGATATACTAATGCAGGCAAATCAACATTAAGAAATAAATTATGTGATATTGGTATAGCTAACACACAAAATAAAGAAAAAGTTTTTGAAGCAGATATGTTGTTTGCTACATTGGACACTACAACCAGAGCAGTGTCATTACCTAATAATGAAATTATAACATTGACAGATACAGTAGGCTTTGTAAGAAAGCTTCCTCATGAATTAGTAGAAGCTTTTAAATCTACATTAGAAGAAGTGATTTACTCTGATTTACTTTTACATGTGATAGATGTTTCTTCTGATGCGACAGAAAAACAAATAGATGCAGTTAATAATGTATTACAAGAATTAGGTACAGAAAATAAATCAAGAATATTAGTATTTAATAAAATAGATAAAGTTTCTATGGAAAGATTAAATTATTTTAGAAATAAATTTGAAGAGGAAAATGTTATAGAAATATCTGCTAGACTAGGTATAAATCTTGAAGACTTGTTAAAGCTAATAGAAGAAATATTGCCTTATAAATTATCAGAAGTAGAGTATATAATTCCTTATGATAAACAACAAATA
Above is a window of Clostridium sporogenes DNA encoding:
- the hpt gene encoding hypoxanthine phosphoribosyltransferase, whose amino-acid sequence is MEGKNINILIGKEEIADKISKIGKEISKDYKDKDLYILSLLRGSFIFTADLVREIDIPTKIGFMTTSSYGHEEQSSGKVKIVNDVPDDIKGYDVIIVDDIVDTGITMEFVINHIKALGANSVKSCVLLDKPERRKVDLTPDYSCFTIPDVFVVGYGLNYGDYYRNIPYVFNWEEK
- the yunB gene encoding sporulation protein YunB; this encodes MVILIFFILFLNVFLYTFDRVITPSMLDIAESQIRAKITDVINKAIINEYTKNFHYDDIINIEKDVNGDITLLKADTLKMNKIACDVSLESQSELKKLEHMGISFPMGYVFKNNLLAYYGPNVKVKIRHVGYIETKYFSNFNSAGINQTRHTISVQVKSKVRIILPLKTKEIEVRNQVPICETIIVGNTPNTAIDMKLEDAGFKLNSKN
- a CDS encoding PBP1A family penicillin-binding protein; amino-acid sequence: MGKKKKKRKSSVFKIILNVFLSIFLIAGVAFGGIVIAMIKTAPPLNVQQVLTFDEPSILYDDKDQYMDKVITNDQRIVVDYKDVPQNLKNAFVSIEDERFYKHHGIDIKRITGATLLNVANKIKRSSKLQGASTLTQQLIKNTVLSSEISIKRKVQEIYLAIQLEKEISKDQILGAYMNSIFLGGNALGVEAASKQYFNKSVKDLSLIECAFIAGVPQSPSVYYPYSSASKKNPSIYLNRTKTVLFKMLDNGYITENDYNKALKDLDSKKLAFAKPTAPNNKLAYEWFSIPAIEQVKKDLKTQYKYDDKQIHNLLVNGGLKIYTTMNKNLQNKTQNTINNAYYLNSYENNGVLYPQASAVIMDYHNGQVKTIVGGRGNQPARSYNRAASSNYLRAAGSSIKPLTVYSAAIDSKKATAATGFEDSPIPVSIGRKYSSGEPYNPRNSTNTYSGYVNVREALKRSINVVAVKLVDKIGLNTSVQYAEKFGIPIDQHDRTSMAALSLGELHKGTNPLIMAQAYGVFGNNGVYTEAKLYTKVVDRTGKIVLEPKTNARKAISQEAAFITYDMLQGPVSEGGTGSQANFGNMEVRGKTGTSSDMKNLWFCGLTPYYSGAVWIGNDNSSTVNGVYSSSAAKLWGDIMKEFHVNLPYKQVQKPSSVVTANVDSISGKLPTQLSYRDPRGSTVYNEFFINGTIPTEYDDIHVEVQINKLTGKLASKFTPSFLVESRVFLRRDYSPGVELLDQQWITPYSIDDGVGLPSNEQKNNSNTKDKIKDKDEDKDKVPSQNKPNSNNNNNNTINNDNNNVPKPPEDNQNQNEEDKNKPNKQ
- the hflX gene encoding GTPase HflX, whose product is MIYGNIDGIRKTVLEELEEIYETKIEKNDIANEELIDILCKLTEQLNREISVGISRKGNVVAVSVGDSTTVEMPEIEIKSNKLSGIRIIHTHPNGNPKLSSVDLSALLKLKLDCMIAIGVESERATGFGVAFCTMYNSKLSIEEKYFKDINSLLDFNFLNEINYIEQNFKNEELEDDEEEKVILVSIDDEESIDELEELAKACNLKVVEKVLQNKSKIDSAYYIGTGKVGEISLIRQALNADVVIFDDELSASQIRNLEESIGTKVIDRNTLILDIFARRAKSKESKIQVELAQLKYRLPRLTGLGLVLSRTGGGIGTRGPGEKKLETDKRHIKERIYDLKKELYKIKKVRETQRSKRNDIPKVSLVGYTNAGKSTLRNKLCDIGIANTQNKEKVFEADMLFATLDTTTRAVSLPNNEIITLTDTVGFVRKLPHELVEAFKSTLEEVIYSDLLLHVIDVSSDATEKQIDAVNNVLQELGTENKSRILVFNKIDKVSMERLNYFRNKFEEENVIEISARLGINLEDLLKLIEEILPYKLSEVEYIIPYDKQQIVAFLHRNSKIIEEEYREKGTYIRTRVDTEVYNKCNEFLLK
- the spoVAC gene encoding stage V sporulation protein AC, giving the protein MALNEKKLRKDFDKLSPKVEPKPQIFKHCVSAFIVGGLICDVGQFFNNFFLRMGIPKDEVGTYVSIVMIFIGAFLTGIGVYDKIAKFAGAGTVVPITGFSNSIVSPAMEFKKEGYIFGVGAKMFVIAGPVLVYGISSSVVVGIIYFIMSKL
- the spoVAE gene encoding stage V sporulation protein AE; amino-acid sequence: MEYLNAFIVGGIICVIAQILMDTTQLTPARILVSFVTLGVILGALNIYSYVIDIGGAGATIPLPGFGYTLAKATIKEVKTNGLIGAFTGGIKGGAGGITAAIVFGYIMSLIFNPKTKE
- the spoVAD gene encoding stage V sporulation protein AD — translated: MNKRIGMQTLKLYSKPKIIGTTSIVGPKEGEGPLKDYFDIILKDDLFNQETFEKAESAIMSTAISDVIKKCNLKDTDIDILCAGDLLNQTISSSFAARDLDISFIGLYGACSTMTESLSVASMLIDGGFANYAVAATSSHFSAAERQFRFPLEYGAQRSPTSQWTVTGSGAMVLGKEGNYPHISYVTIGKVKDYGITNADNMGASMVPAAVSTIYQHFKDTGRTPQDYDIIATGDLGKVGRELTEKLLLKHGYNIKDVYVDCGEIIFDNEKQDTEAGGSGCGCSAVVGCGYIYKNILSGKFNRALLISTGALMSTTSSQQGESIPGIAHAVAIER